In a single window of the Rhizobium tropici CIAT 899 genome:
- a CDS encoding NmrA family NAD(P)-binding protein, with product MHAILGATGKVGRTTIAALRKAGVPVRAILRDGSKAQAFSDLGCEIAIADVHDSRALTAAFEGASAVQIICPVDIRAAEAYSSMRRLVDRIGGALSAAKPRTILAISDYGAQHNSGTGITLIFHALEARLRRLETERLILLRSAEHMENWARLAKVAADSGRLPSFYHPLTKLLPTISAYDVGSIAAELLLEKQDTALRIVHAEGPRRYTPNDVAAAIGLLAGREVLAKPLPETEWQAALMRAGLSEDYARLLVELYTAHNADRIDVEKDVGEIRRGTTELVEVLRRLLGA from the coding sequence ATGCATGCAATTTTGGGCGCCACCGGCAAGGTTGGCCGCACGACCATCGCCGCGCTGCGCAAGGCCGGCGTTCCGGTTCGCGCAATTCTGCGCGATGGATCGAAAGCACAGGCTTTTTCGGATCTCGGCTGCGAGATCGCCATTGCCGATGTGCATGACAGTCGGGCGCTGACGGCCGCATTCGAGGGGGCGAGCGCCGTCCAGATCATTTGCCCGGTCGATATTCGTGCCGCTGAGGCCTATTCCAGCATGAGACGACTGGTGGACCGCATTGGCGGGGCACTGTCAGCCGCCAAACCGCGCACCATTCTTGCCATTTCCGACTATGGCGCGCAGCATAACTCTGGCACCGGCATCACCTTGATTTTCCATGCGCTTGAAGCACGGCTGCGTCGGCTCGAGACCGAGAGGCTTATCCTGCTGCGATCGGCCGAGCACATGGAGAACTGGGCACGTCTGGCAAAGGTAGCGGCAGATAGCGGCCGATTGCCGAGCTTCTATCATCCGCTGACCAAGCTTCTTCCGACCATCTCCGCCTATGACGTGGGTTCGATCGCGGCCGAACTGCTTTTGGAAAAGCAGGACACCGCGCTAAGGATTGTTCATGCCGAAGGTCCTCGGCGTTATACGCCGAATGACGTTGCGGCGGCCATCGGCTTGCTGGCCGGGCGCGAGGTCCTTGCCAAACCGCTTCCCGAGACCGAATGGCAAGCCGCACTCATGCGAGCGGGTCTTTCCGAAGACTATGCGCGACTGCTGGTCGAACTTTATACCGCCCATAATGCAGACCGAATAGATGTGGAAAAAGATGTGGGCGAGATCCGTCGAGGCACAACCGAATTGGTGGAGGTGTTGCGGCGGCTTCTCGGCGCATGA
- a CDS encoding AraC family transcriptional regulator, which yields MDQPNSTAATLLSSKDRGWKGLEANFLRIQAGRTHVPGSQTHRLGIHFGRAVNAFCECDGRQYRRRQAHGDIDIVPAGLDGWWEDDGDCTILRLSIQHELLQSAAEALGRNPNAVSLAPKFQLRDSRIESIAWAIKAEIESPVPSDRTYAEALGLALAIRLVEGGEQTSIGTAATGATLTNRHQRRLLDFIEAHIDQSLSLADLAATVGLSVSHLKPLFRATFGMPVHHYVLTRRIERARLLILSTDMPLAEIASATGFAHQSHMTHWMRRILGLTPGMLSRMHS from the coding sequence ATGGACCAGCCCAACAGCACCGCTGCGACACTTCTCTCCAGCAAGGATCGCGGCTGGAAGGGCCTGGAAGCGAATTTCCTCCGTATTCAGGCTGGCCGAACCCATGTTCCGGGGTCGCAGACGCATCGGCTCGGCATTCATTTCGGACGGGCCGTGAATGCTTTTTGTGAGTGCGACGGCCGTCAATACCGCCGTCGTCAGGCGCATGGCGATATCGATATCGTTCCTGCCGGACTGGATGGCTGGTGGGAAGATGACGGGGACTGCACCATTCTGCGCCTGAGCATCCAGCACGAACTCCTTCAATCCGCCGCAGAAGCGCTCGGCAGAAATCCGAATGCGGTTTCTCTGGCACCAAAATTCCAGCTTCGGGATTCCCGGATTGAATCGATCGCCTGGGCGATCAAGGCCGAAATCGAGTCGCCCGTTCCATCAGACAGGACTTATGCCGAAGCATTAGGCCTGGCGCTGGCGATCCGTCTCGTGGAAGGCGGCGAACAGACTTCAATCGGTACAGCCGCGACAGGCGCCACTTTGACCAATCGCCATCAGCGACGCCTGTTGGATTTTATCGAAGCCCATATCGATCAGTCGCTGTCTCTTGCCGATCTCGCCGCAACGGTCGGCCTGAGCGTGTCGCATTTGAAACCACTCTTTCGCGCCACTTTCGGCATGCCGGTTCATCACTATGTGCTGACACGCCGGATCGAGCGCGCCAGATTGCTCATTCTCTCCACCGACATGCCGCTCGCCGAGATCGCATCGGCGACCGGGTTTGCCCATCAGAGCCACATGACGCATTGGATGCGGCGCATCCTCGGCCTTACCCCGGGCATGCTGAGCCGAATGCACTCATAA